A portion of the candidate division KSB1 bacterium genome contains these proteins:
- the rfaE2 gene encoding D-glycero-beta-D-manno-heptose 1-phosphate adenylyltransferase — translation MLDLSAERGNGRGSEDFDPSSVAHWLARFRGLRVGVTGELFLEKILRGRMTGVAPEGPTPLISVEDAQLSLGGAGFAAEILSAFCEKVEFVGVLGEDEAGKDLAQLLQRKGISAAISYSAKVSTPVVSRVMAVSQRNAQHEVLRLQQNPPATGSEEIGLHLLEAVRSRLSEWDALLVVEQGLGMLSAELVEELGRAPSQAHPITLVGDLQTLGMRAKGYDALVLNAEEAGRALSLPEWPENPVQVANLVEQLRSRAGAHALLVTRGPKPAVLARAQLPAVALPVEPVPVYDVTGAGETVAALLTLGLAAGLDGKQAAELALRAGTLSVTLPGRAVVGPQQLLEHEERRSATLQAEKIVSRDRLRQIVAEARRQGQRVVWTNGCFDLLHVGHILYLEKAKQLGDLLIVGINSDASVRATKGPGRPIVHENQRARLLASLSCTDYVLIFDEPSPKEIIAELRPDVYVKGGDYTLDTINQEERRIVEGYGGQIALLPGVEGMSTSELIRRVLAAYGGNRNHTSLP, via the coding sequence GTGCTCGACTTGTCCGCTGAGAGGGGAAACGGGCGCGGCTCCGAAGATTTCGACCCGAGCAGCGTGGCCCACTGGTTGGCCCGCTTCCGCGGCTTGCGGGTGGGGGTCACCGGCGAACTTTTCCTGGAGAAGATCCTGCGAGGTCGAATGACCGGCGTGGCTCCCGAAGGGCCAACCCCTCTCATCTCCGTGGAAGACGCCCAGCTGTCCCTGGGAGGTGCTGGCTTCGCGGCCGAGATCCTGTCGGCGTTCTGTGAGAAGGTGGAATTTGTCGGCGTGCTGGGCGAAGACGAGGCCGGAAAGGACCTGGCCCAGCTCCTCCAACGAAAGGGGATCTCAGCCGCGATCTCCTACTCCGCTAAGGTTTCCACCCCCGTCGTTAGCCGGGTTATGGCCGTTTCCCAGAGGAACGCGCAACATGAGGTGCTTCGCCTCCAGCAAAACCCCCCAGCCACCGGATCGGAGGAGATTGGCCTGCATCTCCTCGAAGCCGTTCGCTCCCGGCTGTCTGAATGGGACGCGCTTCTCGTGGTCGAGCAGGGCCTTGGCATGTTGTCGGCCGAGCTGGTTGAGGAGCTTGGCCGGGCGCCCTCGCAAGCGCATCCGATCACCCTCGTGGGCGATTTACAGACGCTCGGGATGCGGGCCAAGGGGTACGACGCCCTGGTCCTGAATGCGGAGGAAGCAGGGCGAGCCCTCAGCCTTCCCGAATGGCCGGAGAACCCGGTGCAGGTGGCGAACCTCGTCGAGCAGCTCCGGTCCCGGGCCGGGGCCCACGCGCTCCTGGTGACGCGTGGACCCAAGCCTGCGGTTCTCGCCAGGGCCCAATTGCCTGCCGTCGCTCTGCCCGTGGAGCCTGTGCCCGTGTACGACGTCACCGGGGCGGGGGAGACTGTCGCAGCCCTACTGACCCTGGGCCTGGCCGCCGGACTGGATGGGAAGCAGGCAGCCGAGCTGGCCCTCCGGGCCGGCACCCTGAGCGTGACCCTGCCGGGGCGGGCCGTCGTGGGCCCGCAGCAGCTGCTGGAACACGAAGAGCGAAGATCCGCCACCCTCCAGGCTGAGAAAATCGTGAGCCGCGATCGACTGCGTCAGATCGTGGCGGAGGCCCGCCGCCAGGGGCAGCGCGTCGTGTGGACGAACGGCTGCTTCGACCTCCTGCACGTCGGGCATATTCTCTACCTGGAAAAAGCGAAACAGCTCGGCGACCTCCTGATTGTGGGGATCAACAGCGATGCCTCGGTGCGGGCGACCAAAGGGCCCGGGCGCCCCATCGTGCACGAAAACCAGCGTGCCCGGCTCCTGGCTTCGCTAAGCTGCACCGATTACGTGCTGATCTTCGACGAGCCTTCGCCGAAAGAGATCATCGCGGAGCTCAGACCCGATGTGTACGTCAAGGGCGGCGATTACACGCTGGATACCATCAACCAGGAGGAGCGGCGCATCGTAGAGGGATACGGGGGCCAGATCGCTCTCCTTCCGGGGGTCGAGGGCATGTCGACCTCGGAACTCATCCGGAGGGTTCTGGCTGCTTACGGGGGAAATCGGAATCATACCAGCCTGCCGTAG
- a CDS encoding HAD family hydrolase translates to MATSPALKIGRDILVLDPDFPRGEVRFALFDFDGTISLLREGWQRIMEPMMIEMICGDRPPSPEIRTRVREYIEQSTGLQTILQMQKLVEFVREFGLVPEDRILDAWEYKRIYNERLLEPVNARLAMIHRGEKRPSDFLLRGSVELLRALRSRGITLYAASGTDLPDVLREAQELGVAEFFDGGIYGALRTYEECNKEKVLRQILEEHNLSGAELVVFGDGPVEIRLARQFGAIGVGVASNEVRGYGWNRKKVRRLRLAGAHVLVPDFGEYETLLSYLLSR, encoded by the coding sequence ATGGCCACCTCTCCAGCCCTGAAGATCGGTCGCGACATCCTCGTGCTCGACCCCGACTTCCCACGCGGCGAAGTCCGCTTCGCCCTCTTCGACTTCGACGGCACCATTAGCCTGCTTCGCGAGGGCTGGCAGCGGATCATGGAGCCCATGATGATCGAGATGATCTGCGGCGACCGTCCCCCCAGCCCCGAGATCCGAACTCGCGTCCGCGAGTACATTGAACAATCCACCGGGCTCCAGACCATTCTGCAGATGCAGAAGCTGGTGGAGTTCGTGCGCGAGTTCGGCCTGGTCCCCGAGGACAGAATCCTGGATGCCTGGGAGTACAAGCGAATCTACAACGAACGCCTCCTCGAACCCGTCAATGCGCGGCTGGCCATGATCCACCGGGGGGAAAAACGGCCGAGCGATTTCCTCCTCCGCGGAAGCGTCGAGCTCCTGCGAGCCCTCCGGAGCCGCGGAATCACCCTCTACGCCGCCAGTGGCACAGACCTCCCCGATGTTCTGCGGGAGGCGCAAGAGCTGGGGGTAGCTGAATTCTTCGACGGTGGGATCTACGGCGCCCTCCGCACGTACGAGGAGTGCAACAAAGAGAAGGTGCTTCGTCAGATCCTGGAAGAACACAACCTCTCCGGCGCCGAGCTCGTGGTCTTTGGGGACGGGCCCGTCGAGATCCGCCTGGCTCGCCAGTTTGGCGCCATCGGTGTGGGCGTAGCCTCCAACGAGGTCCGAGGATACGGCTGGAATCGGAAGAAAGTTCGCCGCCTCCGGCTGGCCGGCGCCCACGTCCTCGTCCCCGACTTCGGGGAGTACGAAACCCTTCTTTCGTACCTCCTCAGTCGCTGA
- a CDS encoding C-terminal binding protein → MKVVAIDYLDYDGNWEREQLSPLGIEFIDYHPPRGQDPRLVERAGDAEVLVVASAEVRREALRQLPALRLIIRLGVGVDNVDVGAATEQGVIVANMPGFCTREVAEHAAALILACARRICGYREAIAEGRWSRDAAEDSLLLAGKTIGVVGCGRIGGELLRLVRSWKMRRLVYDPYVSDARVRRLGAIRTSFEELLAASDVVSIHAPLTEETRGMFNREAFHRLKDGAILVNTARGAIVDEAALMEALDSGKLACAGLDVFEKEPLPPDSPLFRHPRVIVTPHVAWHSKRSEMRQRSWVVEDVRRYAAGRRPQHVVNPEVFRRLRTTGARG, encoded by the coding sequence ATGAAAGTGGTCGCCATCGACTATCTGGACTACGACGGGAACTGGGAAAGGGAGCAGCTTTCGCCTCTGGGAATTGAGTTCATCGATTACCACCCCCCGCGAGGGCAGGACCCGCGGCTCGTGGAAAGGGCCGGGGATGCTGAAGTTCTGGTGGTGGCATCAGCCGAGGTGAGGCGAGAGGCGCTGAGGCAACTTCCGGCCTTGCGGCTGATCATTCGCCTCGGGGTGGGGGTAGACAACGTGGATGTGGGTGCTGCTACGGAGCAGGGCGTGATCGTGGCCAACATGCCCGGCTTCTGCACCCGTGAGGTCGCAGAACACGCAGCTGCCCTCATCCTCGCGTGTGCGCGGAGAATCTGTGGCTACCGGGAGGCTATCGCCGAGGGTCGGTGGAGCCGCGACGCGGCAGAGGATTCTCTGTTGCTTGCGGGCAAGACCATCGGGGTCGTCGGATGCGGTCGCATTGGGGGCGAACTGCTCCGGCTTGTGCGCAGCTGGAAGATGCGCCGTCTGGTCTACGACCCTTACGTGAGCGATGCCCGCGTCAGGAGGCTGGGTGCCATCCGGACCAGCTTTGAGGAATTGCTTGCCGCCAGCGATGTCGTCTCCATCCACGCACCCCTCACGGAAGAGACGCGGGGGATGTTCAATCGCGAGGCTTTCCACCGGCTGAAGGATGGCGCGATCCTGGTGAACACGGCCCGCGGCGCGATCGTGGATGAGGCAGCACTCATGGAGGCGCTGGATTCCGGTAAGCTGGCCTGCGCCGGACTGGACGTATTCGAAAAAGAACCGCTCCCGCCTGATAGCCCTCTCTTTCGGCATCCGAGGGTGATTGTGACGCCGCACGTGGCCTGGCACTCGAAACGATCCGAGATGCGGCAACGGAGCTGGGTCGTAGAGGACGTCCGCAGATACGCAGCGGGACGGCGCCCCCAGCACGTCGTGAATCCGGAGGTGTTCCGCAGACTGCGCACCACAGGGGCCCGCGGGTGA
- a CDS encoding PEGA domain-containing protein: protein MRRAIVLVVAACLGVGCASRSSLVSNQTYYELEPVKALDIDQSLLPVNLIVRVHNVADMGPSYKSRFELKVNGRRIEPVTEASNIQSDYEYQLKLKPGYYEVRGTYFASGGWQEERAEVRTRDLVRVEPGRRTVLEVSIRKNWDGTPVDKVMFFDVSYQPLAEVGAGAVGTAPPTAQTPQGEALSGERAIGVSVPGGVQYSRPAGQPFLRNRPVLVQINTDPEHCDVIVDDQAVGQSPLQIWIDSSTSHVIQISRPGYRTTIRYLDASRLAGEEKMVLIERLEKE from the coding sequence ATGAGACGAGCCATCGTTCTCGTCGTGGCAGCCTGTCTGGGGGTTGGGTGTGCGTCCCGCTCGTCGCTCGTTAGCAACCAGACGTATTACGAACTCGAACCGGTCAAGGCGCTGGACATCGATCAGTCCCTCCTTCCGGTGAACCTGATTGTGCGCGTGCACAACGTGGCGGATATGGGCCCGAGCTACAAGAGTCGCTTCGAGCTGAAAGTAAACGGCCGCCGGATCGAGCCGGTCACCGAGGCAAGCAACATCCAGAGCGATTACGAGTACCAGCTGAAACTCAAGCCCGGCTACTACGAGGTGAGGGGGACCTATTTCGCGTCGGGAGGCTGGCAGGAGGAGCGAGCGGAGGTGCGCACGCGGGACCTGGTCCGGGTGGAGCCCGGTCGGCGGACGGTTCTGGAGGTTTCCATCCGCAAGAACTGGGACGGTACACCGGTGGACAAGGTGATGTTTTTCGATGTAAGCTACCAGCCTCTGGCGGAGGTAGGTGCAGGGGCAGTAGGAACCGCCCCGCCCACCGCTCAAACACCCCAGGGGGAGGCCCTCAGTGGCGAGCGTGCGATCGGCGTTTCCGTCCCGGGCGGAGTGCAGTACTCCAGACCTGCGGGCCAACCCTTCTTGCGCAACCGGCCTGTGCTGGTGCAGATCAACACCGACCCCGAACACTGCGACGTGATTGTCGACGACCAGGCAGTGGGACAGTCGCCCCTTCAGATCTGGATCGACAGCTCCACGAGCCACGTGATCCAGATCAGCCGCCCAGGATACCGTACGACCATCCGATACCTGGACGCCTCTCGACTTGCGGGCGAAGAGAAGATGGTCCTAATCGAGAGGCTGGAGAAGGAATAG
- a CDS encoding glycerol-3-phosphate acyltransferase — protein sequence MAWVKAGLAIAIGYLVGSFSTAYWVGRWRAGIDIREHGDGNAGTVNISKVLGLRAGIIVAIVDLSKGLLAYGIARWMGLGSGVAYGAGFAAILGHVAPFYLGFRGGQGAATATGLLLYSLAQCLAHGWLPPGDLAFFAWVVGVFAWISRKGEVIGCTILPLLCAQFLLRMPGNATTRAGGLLTLFLLAVNLFNLLHRKVLRLREEVRRGIKWVRFGLRPAAMAFPAAEQWLGTRAGVGLVGLVTLTAIAGDALRLARQHVVPVQWARLSSVLKEKEAHRFSSISLFLLASAITMVVFPLPIAWLALAYLVFGDMFGKFFGLQYGRHPFFHKTVEGTLACLAGCSVLAYWIAPAVGVPFGVALAGALAASAAESLPLGVDDNLSMALVSGATMYGLWYL from the coding sequence ATGGCTTGGGTGAAAGCAGGGCTCGCAATTGCCATCGGTTATCTGGTAGGCTCGTTCTCGACGGCTTACTGGGTAGGCCGATGGCGAGCAGGGATCGATATCCGCGAGCACGGAGATGGGAACGCCGGCACCGTTAACATCTCGAAGGTGCTCGGGCTGCGGGCCGGAATCATCGTGGCGATCGTGGACCTCTCAAAGGGTCTTCTGGCCTATGGGATCGCACGGTGGATGGGATTGGGCAGCGGCGTTGCCTATGGGGCCGGCTTCGCAGCGATCCTTGGCCATGTGGCGCCCTTCTACCTCGGCTTTCGTGGGGGACAGGGGGCAGCGACGGCCACTGGTTTGCTCCTCTACTCCCTCGCGCAATGCTTGGCCCACGGTTGGTTGCCGCCTGGAGATCTGGCCTTCTTCGCTTGGGTGGTCGGGGTTTTCGCCTGGATCAGCCGCAAAGGAGAGGTGATCGGGTGTACCATTCTGCCGCTCCTCTGTGCGCAATTCCTCTTACGAATGCCGGGTAATGCCACGACCCGAGCGGGGGGCTTGCTTACCCTGTTCCTCCTCGCGGTAAACCTGTTTAACCTTCTCCACCGCAAGGTGCTGAGGCTGCGCGAGGAGGTGCGTCGCGGCATCAAGTGGGTTCGCTTCGGATTGCGTCCGGCGGCCATGGCTTTTCCGGCTGCAGAGCAGTGGCTGGGAACGCGAGCGGGCGTGGGCCTGGTCGGCCTTGTTACCCTCACCGCGATCGCCGGAGATGCCCTGCGGCTCGCGCGCCAGCACGTCGTCCCGGTACAGTGGGCTCGCCTCTCGTCCGTGCTGAAAGAGAAAGAGGCGCACCGCTTTTCATCGATTTCCCTGTTCCTCCTCGCTTCCGCCATCACCATGGTTGTCTTCCCGCTGCCCATCGCCTGGCTCGCCCTGGCGTATCTGGTCTTCGGGGACATGTTCGGCAAGTTCTTTGGCCTGCAGTACGGGCGGCACCCCTTCTTCCACAAGACCGTTGAGGGCACGCTTGCCTGCCTGGCTGGCTGCTCCGTGCTGGCCTATTGGATTGCGCCGGCCGTGGGCGTACCGTTCGGCGTGGCACTGGCCGGGGCCCTGGCCGCTTCGGCCGCTGAATCCCTGCCCCTCGGCGTCGACGACAATCTGAGCATGGCCCTGGTCTCCGGAGCCACAATGTACGGTCTGTGGTACCTGTGA
- a CDS encoding SIS domain-containing protein: MNDPALQESLEEYLAQLKERQPELPVLSTEVQGLLSSFWHDYPHLRGVTGSLLSAFGLLVAAFRQGGRLFVCGNGGSFADALHLSAELMKSFRLPRPLPERHRQALRCLGAEELGESLQGGFPVIVLGLNHSLASALENDIPTPRIGFAQELYCLGRKGDVLLGISTSGKAVNVLHAVAVARILEMSTIALTGGDGGPLARQAQCVICVPATETRTAQEMHQAVYHTLCAMLEAEFFAPGHVGRLP, encoded by the coding sequence GTGAACGACCCCGCGCTGCAGGAATCGTTGGAGGAATACCTGGCTCAGCTCAAGGAGCGGCAGCCCGAACTGCCTGTTCTCTCGACCGAGGTGCAGGGCCTCCTTAGTTCCTTCTGGCACGACTATCCGCATTTGCGGGGGGTGACGGGATCGCTGCTCAGCGCCTTTGGGCTTCTCGTCGCGGCTTTCCGGCAGGGCGGGCGGCTTTTCGTCTGCGGCAACGGCGGGAGCTTTGCAGACGCCCTGCACCTTTCGGCAGAGCTGATGAAGTCCTTCCGCCTCCCTCGGCCCCTTCCGGAACGGCACCGGCAGGCGCTGCGTTGCCTGGGGGCGGAAGAACTGGGCGAATCCCTGCAGGGCGGTTTCCCCGTGATCGTGCTGGGCCTCAACCACTCCCTCGCTTCGGCGCTGGAAAACGACATCCCCACGCCTCGCATCGGCTTTGCGCAGGAGCTTTACTGTCTGGGGCGAAAAGGGGACGTGCTTCTCGGGATCAGCACAAGCGGGAAGGCGGTGAACGTCCTCCACGCAGTGGCGGTGGCTCGGATCTTGGAGATGAGCACCATTGCTCTCACGGGGGGAGACGGCGGGCCTCTGGCGCGACAGGCGCAGTGCGTCATCTGTGTCCCGGCCACCGAGACCCGTACCGCGCAGGAGATGCACCAGGCGGTCTATCACACCCTTTGCGCCATGCTGGAGGCGGAATTTTTCGCCCCGGGGCACGTAGGACGGTTGCCCTGA
- a CDS encoding aldo/keto reductase, whose translation MDTMTRREFAKTTAAGAIALGIGVGIPSGKPYDAKGLPTRIHGKTNVALPIIGLGAGSRFCGVKSEDEAQKILETALDHGLYYWDTAHDYAFDNVVSEERLGRVLRHRRKEVFLATKVGTRDVEEAKRHLEESLNRLQTDFLDLYQLHAVRDLADVDAIGKKDGMYEWLRRLKEQKVVRFIGYTGHLSAAAMKAMAERYEFDSMLIALNHYQKGQRFEEEAVPAAARRGLGVSVMKVIRPREKVKDIPPEKLILYALSLPHVTAAVIGMDSVDVVRRNVEILRSFKPLGPKEMEEIRVGLRSFFEEKDLPWMTGTYRDGNPT comes from the coding sequence GGCGATCGCGCTCGGAATCGGCGTCGGCATTCCCTCAGGCAAACCGTACGATGCCAAGGGCCTGCCAACGCGCATCCACGGGAAGACCAACGTCGCGCTGCCCATCATCGGATTGGGCGCCGGAAGCCGGTTCTGCGGGGTGAAGTCCGAGGACGAGGCCCAGAAGATCCTCGAGACGGCCCTCGATCATGGCCTCTACTACTGGGACACAGCCCACGATTACGCGTTCGATAATGTGGTGAGCGAGGAGAGGTTGGGACGTGTCCTCAGACACCGGCGGAAGGAGGTATTCCTTGCTACCAAGGTGGGAACGCGCGATGTGGAGGAGGCCAAGCGCCACCTCGAGGAGAGCTTGAATCGCCTGCAGACGGACTTTCTCGACCTGTACCAGCTCCACGCTGTGCGCGACCTGGCCGACGTCGACGCCATCGGCAAGAAGGACGGTATGTACGAGTGGCTCCGTCGCCTGAAGGAGCAGAAGGTGGTGCGGTTCATTGGATACACAGGTCACCTGTCGGCCGCCGCGATGAAGGCGATGGCCGAGCGCTACGAGTTTGATTCCATGCTGATCGCCCTGAATCACTACCAGAAGGGGCAGCGCTTCGAGGAGGAAGCGGTCCCCGCAGCGGCGCGTCGCGGCCTGGGCGTTTCGGTCATGAAGGTCATCCGCCCGCGGGAGAAAGTCAAAGATATCCCTCCGGAGAAGTTGATCCTCTACGCCTTGTCGCTCCCCCACGTTACCGCGGCGGTGATCGGCATGGACAGCGTGGACGTTGTGCGCCGCAATGTCGAGATTCTCCGTTCCTTTAAGCCCCTCGGTCCGAAGGAAATGGAGGAAATTCGCGTCGGGCTTCGTTCCTTCTTCGAGGAGAAAGACCTGCCCTGGATGACGGGCACGTACCGTGATGGGAATCCGACTTGA